The DNA sequence TGCGCAAAGGGACTTTGCACGATGAAGACTGGCATCGCGCAAACGTAGGTACACCTACATCGTGCAAAATAGCTTTGGCAACGCCATCTTCGTTGCGCAAAGTGCCGTTGCACAAAGGCCGTTTGCGTGACGTTTTGTGCGTCGCGCAAGATTTTGGTGCCAAACCAACAATGCTTTACCACTTTTTCACAACTTTGTGCGATATAGGTGCACCCGCATTACGCAAAGCTGTTTTGTCCACTTTCAGTTAATTTAGTCTTTTCCCTTTTGCAGTTGAGCCGTTTAAATGAAGATAAGTGCCTTATGATTGCAACCCCCCATAATCCAGAAACTGTTGTATGTTCTTTTCTCAATGTTTTCTTCTTAGATTAATAAATGTAATTTAGAAATGTTTCTGAGGTGTATATATATGGGATTGTATCAGATCCGCCTTCAACTGGAGACACTTTTGGCAGAGAAGGCTCGATTAGCTAACGAGAATTCAGTTTATGCACGCGAGAATCGGTTCCTTAGGGAAATTGAGGAATACCACCAGCTAACAATGCATGATGTTGTGTATTTAGATGATGAAGAAGTCACCGAAGCTAACCTATTAACCAGCCCCATCGGCGTCTCCAAGATGCTCTCCATTTCCCCGCCCTCATCAGCACCCCCATTCCCGCCTCTAGAGGACTCTTCATATGCAACCTCACCAGTACCATAAAGTTGCTTCCACCAGACCTCTTGCTTCCCATCCTTTTTTTCGTTATCTCTTCAGGTTTACCTTTCACTTTGGCTATAAGTCAAGTTTTTAGGATGAAGTCTTAGTTTATTTGAGTGAAGATCAGCCGTATTGATTTTGTACAAGAAAGATACACATAAACTGCATGCAAGATCCCGATATTTTGTTTTCCACAAAACAAATAAGCAGTGAAAGATTTCGATTGTTGGACCTCATGCCACAAACTTCACCATTAAGCTCAAGGAAGGATGAGAATTCTCAAACTCCGAAAAGAACGTCCCAACAAGCTCCATACTTTTCTGCTTTAGATCGatcactttgttcttcatgtAAAGAATCAGAGTCTGGTTAGCTTTCTGCTAACAATTCTATGACTACAAAGTTGTTGTACATTGTTCTTTTGTGTTTGTAAATAAAGCTGCTGTGAACATATGAGTTAATATATTAGATAATTTGTTCATGTATTACAGTCAACAATCAACATATATATTAGATTAAGggatggtttgggagtgaggtgcttaaaaaaaaagcacccatgaaaaaaagctgtgagggttttaggtgtttggcaaactgaaaaaaaaaagggcttattttggaagctgctatgagaataagctgaaatcaaaggaaaaaactgaagctgctatttgcagctttggaaaactagctttttttcagagcacatggagctacagtgctcctttaatgaaaagacccactatcagattgctttttttttttccaaaagcacttttacaaaaaaatttaccaaacactctgctgatttatttcacagccgcttattctcacaacacagccaattattctcacagcagcttttttttcaaagcacagcaataccaaaccagccctaagaatATCTTCCTAATAGGATGCATTTTCCTTTGCTTCACAGATAGATGGAATGGCTTGTCCATCTTCATCTGGCGTGAAAAGAAGTCAGAGGGGTTAGGATTGGATTTTGAATGGCATTTGAATTGTAAAAATATAACTTTGCGCGACACCAGAGTGGACCAATGCGTCATGCAAAGGTTGTTTGCGCGACATACCAACCAATGCATCACGCAAAGTGTTTTTATTACTTTCAccaagtataatataagattttgtggtatcaactagtgtaaatattttaaattgaagatcgaagtagttcattgtattcatatagggtcaaggagtgtagctggaaaaaaaatcatcaaaatcggagttaaaataaccgttaaatcgtgatttttcgtttataattgtCGAAAAGGTTTGCCCCATTACTTGATATTATTGtgggttttatgtaaaaaaaaaaacaattgaatttgaagagagtaaagtcacatttttagtaaattttataatatatatatattttttaaatataacttGCGCGACGCCACAATGGGGTTGTTGTGCAAAACCCCTTTGCGTGACGAAGGTATGCATTTGTCGCGCAAAATAGCTTTGCGCAACGTAGATGCACcttgttttgcgcgacgaagactACGGTCACGCAAAACTGCTTTGCGTGACGAAGGtgcacctacgtcgcgcaaagctatTTTGCTCGACAAATGCacaccttcgtcgcgcaaagtcaacaACTTTGTGGTATAACAtaaattttgtggtatccacttgtgtaaatattttaaattaacgatcgagttcattcattgtattcatataggatcaaggagtgtagctataaaaatcatcaaaatcggagttaaaataacctttaaatcgtgatttttcgttgataatcatcgaaaagttttgtctcattacttaatctctgaatgtttgttttttacgatttttggcgtatgcgatctcaaagcatatacaaacaaatttgacggttggatcgttgaaattagcttcgtagaatgcgtatcctatcaaaatgatagattcactaacacttatattttatttatactttcattaagtataacataaagattttgtggtatccactagtgtaaatatttcaaattgaagatcgaattcattcattgtattcatatagtgtcaaggagtgtagctgtaaaagatcatcaaaatcgaagttaaaactACAGTTAAaccgtgatttttcgttgataactgtcgaaatgttttgtcccgttacttggtcgctgaatgtttgttttttgcgatttttggcgtatgcgatctcgacgtatatacaaacaagtttgactgtTGAACGTTGAAATTAgctttgtagaatgcatatcccatcaaaacgatagattcactaacacttagagtttatttatactttcataagtataacataaagattttgtggtatccactagtgtaaatattttaaattgaagatcaaattcattcattgtattcatatagggtcaaggagtgtagctgtaaaaaatcatcaaaatcggagtgaaaataaccgttaaattgtgatttttcgttgataaccgttgaaaagttttgtcccattacttgatctttgaatgtttgtgtttttttatttttgacgtatgcgatctccaagtatatacaaacatgtttgacggttggatagttgaaactagtttcgtagaatgcgtatcccatcaaaacaatagattcactaacacttaagagtttatttatactttcattaagtataacataagattttgtggtatcaactagtgtaaatattttaaattgaaaattgagttCATTAATTGTATTGATATAGGATCAAgtagtgtagctgtaaaaaatcatcaaaatcaaagttaaaataaccgttaaatcatgattttttgttgataaccgtagaaaagttttgtcctgttacttgatctctgaatgtttttttttgcgattttttgcatATGCGATCTTAAAgcatgtacaaacaagtttgacggttggatcgttgaaattagttttgtagaattcgtatcccaacaaattcaatggtgtgtgtatatatatatatattaaatagatttaaatttatttattttgtacgtataacacttaaattgaatgatatgtgacacaccctgaccaagatcaaggcatgttgggtgtcacgtgagagtgacttatccatgtgcacagtgcggaagcaataaagataagaaataacgaataattaaaaaccaaattactagagtgcactactaaacaggaagtgataggagttagttacaacagtaaacactcataatcagagcataataagtctaggtgcagtccaataGGACaaatactagttatacagtaccagaaatgtcctactattatttagataggtcagAACTACCAACGTCCTCAAGCtaccaacagcaagcttacttaaaacctagagggacgcaaaacagaaaacgtgagtggtcaaaaacaaatgttttacaaaaccatttcatttatcaacataactaacccctcgctgtagaacatgtataatttttcccagaatcaagatataagcatatacataaatatataataaatcatatcaattcaattcatgtatcacataatcataatcatatatatatgtcatgccaagatataatagagtaagcaattcaggtaaggataatttcatagaaatataacatatgAGCCGAAACCCctatggtagtctgtacggttgaattcatagctcCAAAAGTCACTCTAACCAGAGTCACTACTaagacctatacggcaatatactacACAAGAGTCAGAACCAAACaaaaggtctatacgacaataatgggtgtaatacaatcatgctcaatactactctcacataatagctgggcgataaatcgctagtcacctacgagttggaaccataataaaggtctatacgacaagattgtgcacctaaattggatccaatatgagcatatggtgcgggatgtgacataataaacaggcatgtgccatatctatggctaaatcacaatcaccctaagtgcagtttattgagctcaacattattcaatcacatatcgcatcatcgatgatttaaataaccaaacacaacttacctgagcttacctgtgcgtccacagcactaCATTTATATATAAAGCATCACATACCAATTTATATatgaattataaacttatatgcatggcattatGGCATACTATCATTTAAcacatttttctgggaaaatatcaagtatataatatatactaaaaaccaaaagcccactcactggtatgtcgaaaggTCGCCCTTGGATACGCTTGTCCTCGAGATacatctcacctatatgcgaattaactataaaaacgttattttaaagcacataggtaaaactagctaataacttctcatacaaaactcaattttggtatttgaatataccaacgtgacctacacaacctcacgaacatcgtgatatttttaaaataattttttagtgGCTCGCGCGCCCTCACGCGCCAGGGAAGGCACGACCTCACGCGCATCATCTTCAACCTCCAGACGCCGGAACAGTTTCTCCGGCGCCGGATTATGGGCAGACCTGTAACTGCCTTTTTCTCGTtcgtttttgcatcattttccACAAAATGCCACAAATTACGAGAGGAAGAAGGTTATACCTCTTTGGAGCTTTAAATCCCTCGAAAACTCGTCGGGA is a window from the Malus domestica chromosome 16, GDT2T_hap1 genome containing:
- the LOC103416733 gene encoding uncharacterized protein; the protein is MNWLSRLNEDKCLMIATPHNPETVIRLQLETLLAEKARLANENSVYARENRFLREIEEYHQLTMHDVVYLDDEEVTEANLLTSPIGVSKMLSISPPSSAPPFPPLEDSSYATSPVP